A segment of the Candidatus Neomarinimicrobiota bacterium genome:
AAATAGGGGATTGTAATTAGAATTATGAAAAGGTTTATATTATTTATAATTATTTCGTTAATAGGGATTACTACAAATGTACAATTAAATGCTCAGCTTTTCAGGCTCATGAGTCCTGATATATCGGATACAACGATAACTTACCCTGGGCTTGCAAGTAATGGTGTAACGTCTATTCTGCCAATGGGAGAGGATAAAATATGGTTTGGTACTGGTAGGGGTTTGTCGGTTACTTACAATTTTGGCAATAGTTTCGAGAGCTTTTTGCCTGGTGCAGGTATAATGCCAAAAGGTGGTATATCTGCAATGGATATAGAGGATTCAACAATCTGGATAGCTGGTGTATTTGATACCCTGATAATGGGAGCTTATCTACAAGCGGGGGGTGGTCTTTCATATTCTATTGATGGTGGTAAGACATGGAGATGGATACCTCAGCCAGTTGATGATAAGTCGGATACAGTAGAAAATTGGTATGGGCATAAGGTGAAATTTTTACCTATTACGACTAATGTTCAGAATACTACATGGGATATAGAAATAACAGATAAATATGTTTACATAGTAAGCTGGGCAGGAGGGCTCAGGCGAACGTCTGATTTTGGTATGACCTGGGAAAGAGTCCCATTGCCTGATGATGATTATAATTTTCTTAAATGCGGTCCTATTGATTATCCCATTGACCCTCGGGATCCACCTAATGGAAATCATAATCATAAAGGATTTAGTGTGCTCGCGTATAAAGATACGCTATGGGTTGGCACTGCAGGTGGAATAAATCTTGGGATAGTTAATGAGAATGGATGTATTTCATGGAAAAGGTTTACTGCGCAGAATAGTGGGATATCGGGTAACTGGGTAGTTGATATAAAAAGACAGGTTTATAATGGTAAAAGCATAATCTGGGCTATAACCCTGAGGGCAGATGATGTATCAGAATTTAATGCATTAAGTAAATCAATTGATGGTGGTAGAACGTGGCAAACCACACTAAGAGGTGTCAGAGCATATAGTATCTCATTTTATGATTCTGTTGTATTTGCATGTACTGAGCAGGGTTTATATAAATCTCTTGATGGTGAAAATTGGGCTAAGTATAAACCAATTGTGGATGAGGTGAAACGAGAACGTATTTATTCTAAAGAGGTATTCTGTGTATTTATAGATAAAAGATTAACACCAAACCAAATGTGGGTTGGGACAGGTGATGGCGTAGCAAGGACAACGAATGATGGCCTGACCTGGGAAATATTTAGAGCATATCAATCTGCAAAGCAGGATGATAAAATGAAGGTCTATGCCTATCCGAATCCATTCGCTCCGAATTATCATAATAGACTAGCAAATGATGGATATGTAAGAATTCAATTTTACTTGGATAATCCTGCTGAGGTACAATTAGAGACTTATAATTTTGCTATGGAAAAGGTATATGAAAGTAATAAAAAGTATTTTCCATCTTCAGGTGATTATAGCATAGCGTGGACAGGGCGTGATAATGAGGGTAACCTAGTTGCAAATGGAGTTTATTTTTGCAAATTAAATATTGAAAGTAATGGGAGGAAAAAATCATACTGGACAAAGCTAATTATTATAAAATAATCTATATAGTATTAGCCATATTACTGATTTTTGTTCCTACAGCAGTATTTGCTGGTAATGGTGGATATGCAGGGTCTTTTTTAAGATTTGGTCTTGGTGTAGAATCTCTGGCAATGGGGAATACGGGAATAGCATCTGATCCAGATGGTTTTTCGTTTTATTATAATCCAGCCTCTCTTCCATTATTGGAAAGGAAATATTTATCTTTAAATTATTACTTCTTGACTCTGGATAGATTTTTTCATAGTGCAGGTTTTTCAATGCCCTTGAAACCATCGGCGGGTTTGTCAATTTGCTGGATAAGTGCTGGCGTAAAAAATATTGAGGGAAGAACTCTCTCCGGGCTGATTGATGAGATATATAATACCAGTGAAAATGCTTTTTATGTATCTTTTGGAAATAAATTTTTTAATAAAATTCTATTAGGTATCAATGTAAAAATTCTATATAATGATCTTGTTGAGGTGAAGGGTAAAGGTATGGGGGCAGACCTTGGGATTTTGTTTCTGGCTGGGGAAGATTTTAGAATCGGTTTAGTCGCAAAAGATCTGGGATCATCCTATTCTTATAATACCCAGAGTGTATTTGAAAGAGGTAGTAATTATATTGATAAATTCCCTGTAATTTATAAAGCTGGTGTATATAAAAAGTTTTTTGAAAAACTTGTATTTGCTATCGATGGTGGATACTCAGATAAAGAAGATTTTGTATATCATATTGGAACCTCTTATTTATTTAGTAAAATTCTTGAAATAAGAATGGGAGTAAATAATGGAAGCTTTACAGCAGGGTTTGGAACACAATATAAAGCTGGAGAAAGGATTGATTTAAATCTTGGTTATGCAATAATTTTCGGAATTGCAGGGGAAGGAGAAACACATGTCCTTTCATGGCAGTTTTTATTCTAAAGCTGTAATTGTAATGATTTTAATAGTTTTGTGTTTAAGTAATTTATTTTCTGGTGGTTTTAAAAACTATGGTATGGTATTTTTAACTATCCCTGTCTCTTCATCTTCGATATCAACTATGTCAGTTTTCTCTCCTTATTCAGGTAATCCGGGTGCAGTTTTTGAGCATCCGGCTGGGCTAAAGACCGATATGAAAAACTTCTCTTTTACACATTTATTCTGGTTTGCTGATGTTTCAGCAAATAATCTTTGTATTTCATTCCCATGGAACGAGAGCTCCTTTGGTTTAGGATTGGTAAGTTTTCGAATACCCGGAATAGAGATAAGACAAAAAGCTACCGATGATCCAGACGGGATTGTAGAAGCAAGTTATATTTCGGTGGCGGGTGGTTTTGCAAGGAAGATTTTAAATAGATTTACATTTGGTATCTCCATTAAATATATAGATGAGATAATGTACGATTATAGAAAGAATGGAATAAGTGGAGATGCAGGAATAAGAACCGATATCCCCGGAGATATGATTTTGTCAGTTCTTTTGCAAAACATTACCTTTTATGCGAAAAATAGCTTCGACGCAACTTATTTACCACGACTTTTAAAAATCGGAATTATAAGACCTGAGCTATTTGTTGGTTATCCAATAGTGGTTTCAGGTGGGATAAATTTAATCACAGAATTAAACAGTCAGATTAGTGGTTTTCAAGCGGCAGTAAAGATAAATCTCTATGATAAATTTGTAGCATCAACAGGGATGGAACAATCTGGAAATAATTCGAAATATAGTTTCGGGTTGGGAATCAATTTGCGGAAGTTTGGTTTTTATTACAGTATAATCTTACTCCCCGAAGAGCTTGGCAATACAAAGGCATTAACAATAGATATTTATCCTGATCAAATTTTTTGAGGCATTTTCTATTTTCAATTACAGCAAATAGCTAATTTATAAATATAGTGAAGAATAAGAGTAAATTTATCTTTATGCATTTTTAACCTCAGAGTCCAGCTTTTGGGTAAAAATCTCTTAGCGTTATATATTTGGGCATTATTGGAATTTATAAAAATAAATTGATGTTCTTTTTGGTGAGGCTCTATCATTTTGTTTCTATTAGACCTAACTTCAATCGAAGCAATGATTAATTTTTTTACCATTAGTTGTACTTAAAGGTTTTACTTTAATAGCAAAAGCTTCTTTGTGTCGTAGTAAGTTCCTGCGTGGAATCTACAGAAGTAAACTCCGCTTGGCAGATTAGAACAATTGAAGGAAACGGAATAGGTACCGGCATTCTCGCGCTTATTTACCAGTGTTTTAACCTTCCTTCCGAGTATGTTGTAGATCTCTATTGTTACTTTTGTAGTAATTGGAAGTTGATAGGAAATCGTGGTAGACGAATTAAATGGGTTAGGGTAAATCTGTAAGAGAGAAAAATCCCTTGTAATTGCATATTTATCTTCTACAACATCAAATACCACACCTCCCTCACGGTACACAGCAAGTCCTCCACTCTCAGCTCCGATCCATTTGTTTCCCTCTTCATCTATCGCTATTGCATTGACCCAATTATTAGGCAATCCTGAATTACTTGTGTTGTAAACAGTCCAACTTACTCCATCGAATTTTGCAAGTCCTCCACCATCTGTTCCGATCCATTTGTTTCCCTCTCCATCTACTGTTATTACATTGACATCATTATCGGGTAATCCTGAGTTACTTGTGTTATAAACTGTCCAGTTTACTCCATCGAATTTTGCAAGTCCATCGCCTGTTCCGATCCATTTGTTTCCCTCTTCATCTATTGCTATTGCTATGACATAATTATCAGGTAATCCTGAGTTACTTGTGTTGTAAACAGTCCAATTTACTCCATCGAATTTCACAAGTCCATAACCTGTTCCGATCCATTTGATTCCCTCTCCATCTATTGCTATTGCCAAGACATCATTATCATGCAATCCTGAGTTACTTGTGTTGTAAACAGTCCAATTTACTCCATCGAATTTTGCAAGTCCTCCACCCCATGTTCCGATCCATTTGTTTCCCTCTTTATCTATTGCTATTGCTCTGACATGGTCAGTGGGTAATCCTGAGTTACTTTTGTTATAAGCAGCCCAATTTACTCCATCGAATTTTGCAAGACCTCCACCCCATGTTCCGATCCATTTGTTTCCCTCTCCATCTACTGTTATTACATTGACATCATTATAGGGTAATCCTGAGTTACTTGTGTTGTAAACAGTCCAATTTACTCCATCGAATTTTGCAAGTCCATAACCTGTTCCGATCCATTTGTTACCCTCTTTATCTATTGCTATTGCTCTGACATAATTATCAGGTAATCCTGAATTACTTTTGTTGAAAAATTCTGTTTGTCCTGTCTGTTTATGTAGCTTTACAATGCCACCAGTTGTCCCAATCCAAAGATAATTTCCTTCTTCAATTATTTCAGTTATTATTTTGCCTGAAGTATAATTAATCCACTCAGGATTTTGTGAAAATGCAAAAGTGAAAAATAAAATAAAAAGTATAATGCTTAAATTTTTCATTTTTCCCCTCTAATGTTTCACTTTAAATAAAATTTATTTTTTTAATTTAAAAATACAATATTCTTAATTTGAACGAAGGTTACTGTTGAATCTTATGGTGTTGCAGGCATGGTAGTAACTCTCAATTAATCTTGAAAAGGCAAATGTTCTGCTTAACGTTGTGGGGATAAAAAGTTGCTGGAGACAATTTGGACCGAGCGTAGCGAAGCTACATATCCACATGTTAAGTGACCTGAAGGGCAGGGTGCAAGGCGCTGCGGAGCCTGAGACAAGGTGCACTAAAATCATTTAAGCCCACCTCTACATATTTCCCTACTAATCCCTTCTTTAATGATACAATTTTTCTCTTTACATCTGGCAATATAACCACAGCTTAATAAAGCTACAGGACAATATTTATCTTTTGTCGGAATGCAAATAAAATCAACACCATTTTCCCCGAAAAGACAAACATCGCATAATTTTTTATTGCACATTCTGGGAACAAAATCAAAAGTTATATCAAATTGTTCGGGATAAAAATCCTTAACATCTTTCTCATTTTTCAATTGATTATAAATCTCCCTAACTATTCTTGGCATATTCCAAGTTTTAGGAATGTTACTAAGATCTAACACATCCACAAACAAATTATCCCTGAATAGAGGACTGTTATTCCAGACATCACCTGGTAATTCTATTTGATTCATGGGCAAATTATTCCAGACATTCAATAGTTCGTTTGCATGGTCATCGGGTACTACTTCTTTTATAGCATCATTGAATATTTTGTTGTATAATCCTTTTTTATAGTCTCTAACACAACACCACAATCTCTTTTTTCCGCTCGTAGAGGTTCTTTTGAATTCATTAAGTCTTTCTTCAAATTTCTTATCATCGTTCAAAGTTTCTAGAATTTTGTAAGGTGTTGCCTTTTTTCCATCAAGATTATAAGTCAGTAAATGTAAGGCACATGCCACTCTTATAAGAAGGTCATCTTTCCCTCTAAATCGTTTAATAAAATATGATATAAAGGCGACAATATTCCTTTTATATTTATTTCCACCAATAGTTACTTCATATTTGTCTAGACATTCTAAGGTTTGGAGTATGTTTTGATAATCATCGGTGATATATCTGGATGCGAAGATAACATTATCAGTTTTAGATTTAAATCTGAATCGTTCTTTACCTTTATTATCACTATATTTTTCATAATATTCATTTAAAATCTCTTCCGGAGGTCCGTTTTGCTCTCTCGAATATTCATATATAAGTTCAGAAAAGACATATCCACCCTTATTCCATACGATTTCAAATGGCATCTGTCTGTCAGTAATATAACAAATCCAGTGTGTGAGTATTTTTTCACAGTTAGTTAAATCTTTTCTAAAGAAATTTACAAAGTTATAATTCTCTTTGGTACTCCATCTACGTGTATCTAACCAAGAAATTGTTTTGAAAATTCTAACAAGTAGTTCTTTGTTTATTATTTTTATTTTTCCCATTACAATACATTGACAGTGATTTCACTTAACGGTTGGTGGATATATATGTAGTCACATTTTACGGGATTTGGGTGAGCGCAAGCAAGTACTTATCCATCTGTTAAGTGATTCTACCTGGAGGCGTGTAGATCAAAGCATTGCAAAGGGCTGGATAGTTAAATGGTTTGGTAATTATATGACTACCTTCCATCATACTTGCGTAGAAAATTTTTACTATTTAGTCTTTTAAATATTTTCCTTATTTGTTTATTATATTCATCGTATGTTTTATTCTCTTTTATTAATATCAACAATTACTAAATCATGATTCAAAGCGGATATATCAACCTGACTTCTTCATTAACTTTCTCATGGTTTACTTCATATCTTTATTATATTTGCATTTGATTCGCCTAGCGTTCGAGGGTTCTGAAACAAGCTCTATCTTTGCTTTACTTTCCTCTTTCTATATACCTTACCCGCTACTGATTCAACATGTTTTAACTCTGTGCTAGTTTGGGTCGAGGGGGCATAGGACAACCAGCCCACAGCCCTTTAATTATGGTAAGCGTCGTCTTTAGATGAGTGTGAAAAATAGCCACTTGTGGAGTCTGTAATAGAATTTCAAGAACATTCTTGAGGATGTTGTCTCCTCAAAATCAATAGCTGCGAGGGTAAGGGATGAAGGTACCACGGTGATATAAGCTGTTTCTAATTCTTGTTTAGTGGCACTGTAAAGTTCTATCACAATATCAAATCTGAATTGTTTTGATATTTGAATCTCATTTCCTGAACCAAATGTAACCCATTAACTTTTATCCCAACTTAGACAGTCAAAAATTGTTCCTACAGCCACTCTACTCTATTATGAATAATGTGTCTAATCTCTTTCATTTTAAAGATTGTCAACCAACTTATCAACTTGCCTTAGAGTAAACCCAAACTTTTTCTCGGAAGAATCTTACATCCATTGGAGGTCCTTTACGCCGATGATCTTTATAATGAGGATAGTCGTAGCCACACCCTAATCGTCTGGTTACACATTAGACTCAAGAGTCCCTAATTCCAGTATCCAGAAGTAGCATCCTACAAGGTTCAGACTGATATAGCATTACGTCGTTAAACAAAGTCGCATAGAAGTTGTTGCTCTACTCCTTTTGAAATGTGTGCACAATGCTGATTGGCTACTCTCAACCCTTTTCTCTAATTCCTAAACATCTAAATTCTCACAGTTGAAAGACAAGTTCCGAACTGTAATATAGTATATCGGCGAAAGGAATCGTGTGCCTCAACGATGATACAACTCATTTAAGCGTCCCATGATCTTTCCTATGGGCATTGCCACACATGTTGTCCTCTACGCTTTGCTATGAGCGATCCCAGATTCTGAGAAGCTGATTGATCACCGGCACTATGACTTTCTCCAAGTCATGTCCGATGCTCATGACCACTCTTAAGTTGAGAAAAACATGCGCATCAACGTTGCGGCGAATATCAGCAAGCGTTGTTAGATGGTGAGTAAGGTCTTCTTCCTCTTGCTTTGTTATGACACCGCTGGACGTTAACTTAGAGACAAACTTCTGGATGAGGGTGCCTAATGTGTGTGAGTTAATGTTCCATAGTGATTCAATCCCTGCAGAAATCAATTGCTTCTGAAGCCACGGGTTCGACTTTGCTACCACTTTAGTGCTCAGTGCAGCCTTATATACGGTATTATACGGTGCAACAGCTGATTCGAGACGGGTCTCGAGTGCTCTGTTCTTGAGATAGAGGCACCGATGCTTTAGTAAAACTGCTTTAAGGAGGCATTCGATTCCGATGCTTATGCCAATCCATTGAAGATGTGCCATTACTGGGTCATTCATTAGCTTGCGTGCCCATTCCCTGGAGTTTTTAGCTATGAATACCTCGACAGGATTTTCTCTCATAGAAAAGGGCCCAGATCGCATCAAAAGCGCTAGACTATGTGATCTAAGAGTTTTATCCCAATTACTTATGTCTAGATATACTGTCATATAATGCCACTCGAACAGTTATTTTGACGTATCTCATAACGTTTTGGGACATTTGAAGTTTCGCGAAGCCGAATTTTGGCGGAGGTACGAAGCACCGTGGACAGATACCCGCTTGTTAGGCGACAGCACCTTAAAGGTGTGTGTTTTGACAGTGCTCATTTTATCCCCTCATTAATTTCTAAGATTTTGTACACAATCTCTTTTAATCTTCTTCTTTCTACAGCATTCTCTTCAAACCAATTTTTAAAATTATCAGACTTAGTAAATTCAATTACACCATTCGAGTTTTTATACCCATCAGGCAAAAAATCTTCTATTTCGCCATACTCAAATTTGTCTCCACCATATAGTATAAAAATATTTTTCTCCTCTTTTTGGTTTATATACTCTCTCAATTCATTAATATCTTTTTCTGTTAATCCATCTTTTAATTTCAAATGTCTATCTTTCATGTAATTCCATAAACTTTTTAGTTCTTCAGTTATTTTATTCACCTTTATTGCATCTTCAATTATTTCCGACAATCTTTTTCCATTAAGAGATTTTTTATATTTTATTGCTTTGTCGATAGATGAATAATCAATGTTAAATAATGCTTTTATTTTATGATTTTCATCTTTTTCTGCTAATTCTTTAACATAGTCAAGATCAGCAATTATGTAATATTCACAATTTATTTCTTCCAGAAGTTGCTCATATTTATCAAAATTATGTTTCCCACCAACATCTAATACTTCCACAACTTGA
Coding sequences within it:
- a CDS encoding T9SS type A sorting domain-containing protein; its protein translation is MKNLSIILFILFFTFAFSQNPEWINYTSGKIITEIIEEGNYLWIGTTGGIVKLHKQTGQTEFFNKSNSGLPDNYVRAIAIDKEGNKWIGTGYGLAKFDGVNWTVYNTSNSGLPYNDVNVITVDGEGNKWIGTWGGGLAKFDGVNWAAYNKSNSGLPTDHVRAIAIDKEGNKWIGTWGGGLAKFDGVNWTVYNTSNSGLHDNDVLAIAIDGEGIKWIGTGYGLVKFDGVNWTVYNTSNSGLPDNYVIAIAIDEEGNKWIGTGDGLAKFDGVNWTVYNTSNSGLPDNDVNVITVDGEGNKWIGTDGGGLAKFDGVSWTVYNTSNSGLPNNWVNAIAIDEEGNKWIGAESGGLAVYREGGVVFDVVEDKYAITRDFSLLQIYPNPFNSSTTISYQLPITTKVTIEIYNILGRKVKTLVNKRENAGTYSVSFNCSNLPSGVYFCRFHAGTYYDTKKLLLLK